Proteins co-encoded in one Amblyraja radiata isolate CabotCenter1 chromosome 24, sAmbRad1.1.pri, whole genome shotgun sequence genomic window:
- the arl8a gene encoding ADP-ribosylation factor-like protein 8A isoform X1, translating to MLALFNKLLDWFKSLFWKEEMELTLVGLQYSGKTTFVNVIASGQFSEDMIPTVGFNMRKITKGNVTIKLWDIGGQPRFRSMWERYCRGVSAIVYMVDAADHEKTEASKNELHNLLDKPQLQGIPVLVLGNKRDLPDALEEKDLIEKMNLSAIQDREICCYSISCKQKDNIDITLQWLIQHSKTKRS from the exons ATGTTGGCCCTTTTCAACAAGCTTTTGGACTGGTTCAAGTCTCTCTTCTGgaaggaggagatggagctgACGCTGGTGGGCTTGCAGTACTCGGGCAAGACGACGTTTGTCAATGTGATCGCG TCTGGACAGTTCAGTGAGGACATGATTCCAACTGTTGGATTCAACATGAGAAAAATCACCAAAGGAAATGTCACCATCAAG CTTTGGGACATTGGTGGACAGCCACGATTTAGAAGCATGTGGGAAAGATACTGCAGAGGGGTCAGTGCCATTGT GTACATGGTAGATGCCGCAGACCATGAGAAGACAGAAGCTTCAAAGAATGAATTGCATAATTTATTAGATAAACCACAGTTGCAGGGCATCCCG GTGCTAGTCCTTGGGAACAAACGAGACCTGCCTGATGCACTGGAAGAGAAAGATCTTATTGAAAAAAT GAACTTGTCTGCTATTCAAGACCGAGAAATCTGTTGCTATTCCATCTCGTGCAAGCAAAAGGATAACATAG ATATAACACTACAGTGGCTCATTCAACACTCAAAGACCAAACGCAGCTGA
- the arl8a gene encoding ADP-ribosylation factor-like protein 8A isoform X3: MLALFNKLLDWFKSLFWKEEMELTLVGLQYSGKTTFVNVIASGQFSEDMIPTVGFNMRKITKGNVTIKLWDIGGQPRFRSMWERYCRGVSAIVYMVDAADHEKTEASKNELHNLLDKPQLQGIPELVCYSRPRNLLLFHLVQAKG, translated from the exons ATGTTGGCCCTTTTCAACAAGCTTTTGGACTGGTTCAAGTCTCTCTTCTGgaaggaggagatggagctgACGCTGGTGGGCTTGCAGTACTCGGGCAAGACGACGTTTGTCAATGTGATCGCG TCTGGACAGTTCAGTGAGGACATGATTCCAACTGTTGGATTCAACATGAGAAAAATCACCAAAGGAAATGTCACCATCAAG CTTTGGGACATTGGTGGACAGCCACGATTTAGAAGCATGTGGGAAAGATACTGCAGAGGGGTCAGTGCCATTGT GTACATGGTAGATGCCGCAGACCATGAGAAGACAGAAGCTTCAAAGAATGAATTGCATAATTTATTAGATAAACCACAGTTGCAGGGCATCCCG GAACTTGTCTGCTATTCAAGACCGAGAAATCTGTTGCTATTCCATCTCGTGCAAGCAAAAGGATAA
- the arl8a gene encoding ADP-ribosylation factor-like protein 8A isoform X2, producing the protein MLALFNKLLDWFKSLFWKEEMELTLSGQFSEDMIPTVGFNMRKITKGNVTIKLWDIGGQPRFRSMWERYCRGVSAIVYMVDAADHEKTEASKNELHNLLDKPQLQGIPVLVLGNKRDLPDALEEKDLIEKMNLSAIQDREICCYSISCKQKDNIDITLQWLIQHSKTKRS; encoded by the exons ATGTTGGCCCTTTTCAACAAGCTTTTGGACTGGTTCAAGTCTCTCTTCTGgaaggaggagatggagctgACGCTG TCTGGACAGTTCAGTGAGGACATGATTCCAACTGTTGGATTCAACATGAGAAAAATCACCAAAGGAAATGTCACCATCAAG CTTTGGGACATTGGTGGACAGCCACGATTTAGAAGCATGTGGGAAAGATACTGCAGAGGGGTCAGTGCCATTGT GTACATGGTAGATGCCGCAGACCATGAGAAGACAGAAGCTTCAAAGAATGAATTGCATAATTTATTAGATAAACCACAGTTGCAGGGCATCCCG GTGCTAGTCCTTGGGAACAAACGAGACCTGCCTGATGCACTGGAAGAGAAAGATCTTATTGAAAAAAT GAACTTGTCTGCTATTCAAGACCGAGAAATCTGTTGCTATTCCATCTCGTGCAAGCAAAAGGATAACATAG ATATAACACTACAGTGGCTCATTCAACACTCAAAGACCAAACGCAGCTGA